The Anguilla anguilla isolate fAngAng1 chromosome 2, fAngAng1.pri, whole genome shotgun sequence genome contains the following window.
ACGAGTAGTCTGCACCGCGTTTAGTACTACGTCTGTTACCCGTGCTGCTCTGCCATGCTGCCTCGCAGTCAGGCAAGGAAGCAGATTCGCATTGTTCTCGATAGCAGAGGAGGTGGCGGGGCGCTAGcgttggtttttattttacattccgCAGGTGTCGTGTGCACCGCCACACGttgagtgatttttttaaagtagtacCCGAGAATCAGCTTTCGGCACTGAGTTGGAAATGGAGGATTATTAAATGGGagtctttttaataaaagggggtgtgtgtttgttcgtgACCAGGCCCGTCTGCCCTGTGTCCtcgaggaggaggcggagggatAAGCGAGTAAGTGTGCGCCATCTGGGGAATGTAGTCTTGGCGTTTGAAGAATATGCGAAATGAATCATGGGACTTGAAGGACTATGAGCCGGGGAAAATCTGCGAATAAGTAGTCGGCTGTTGAAGtgaggtttgtttttgttttttgctatgAAACGTGAGGTCGCTGGAGTTAGTGTAGTGAGGTTgatgcagaaataataataatttggtttagacaaagtaaacaaatattttgcCTGAGAAATAAATGATCACAAAACATCTGTGTGATGTGTCTAATCTTAAGATTACACTCTGTTAATACCGTGCATCTTTGAGGTGCTGGATGCCTTTTTGAGAGGTTACAGGCTTGAGAGGCTAATCCTGGACGATAGATGGCGAATAGCCGTGTGCTCATACTGAGCTTATTCTTTGGTCTCCTTTGTTCTTACTTTACTCCCTCGATTGCCATCATTAGAGGTAATTTCCTCTGCGGCTGGTGAGGGACCAGCCGAAAAACGAGCTGGCTGGGGGTGATCCTGGCGTGGTCTGGCCGGTAtggtggcgggggcggggaggggtgTGTCGGGGGGGTGTTGTGCGGGAAGCATGAAGCCCCCGCGCATCTGGGTCTGGACAGCTGTGCTGTGCGTTTGTCTGGGCACAGGCTGAACTGGAGCGGATGGGGGCTGAGCAAGTGGCCAAAACCGGGCTGCTGTTGTTTAGGCCGCTGTGTAGTACAGTGGTCAGGGAACCGGGCTTGTGACCTAAAGCTTGTAGGATCGTCTTTAGCAGGGACTGTCCCTTGTGAaagatacttaacctgactTTACCTGTCAAGTTACTCATCtgtttttatgcctccgcgacggcacagccgtggccggaggcattatgttttcgggttgtcagtccgtccgtccgtcctgattctcgtgaacgcgatatctcaggaacgccttgagggaatttcttcaaatttggcacaaacatccacttggactcaaggatgaactgattagattttggtggtcaaaggtcaaggtcactgtgacctcacaaaacacgtttttggccataactcaagaattaaTACGCTAATTATGAtgaagtttcacacaaatgtctaataggataaaatgatgaagtgatgacattttatatccaaacggTCGAACAgagcactggctactggttggcggaggcatacaaccacgaggcggtatttctagttttaacataacctgaattgcttcaatgcAGGCTTCCTCCAACTGTACTAAGGGATactactgaaaaaaatgcaaaaaaaaaaaaaacagtcgtGTAAGTTGGTCCGGataggagcatctgctaaatgccagtaatgtaatgtaatctgttgACAGTTTGGAAGAGGAAAAGTTCTCTCCCCTGCGTGCATTCACACAGTACATTTGCTTACTCTGTATTAAACGCCCCCAAGCAGGTTTAATGATGCAAAGTAGGTTTTTACCTGCTAAAGTTTTTGTTAGGTGTTGCTATCACATGAGgctattttgtgtttcttaTGATGGCACAACCTGTGAGGAACTTTGTATTAAGCCTATTTGGGAGCACTTTCACAGATTTTGGGGCATCTCTTTTTCTGTTAAGGGTCTGCTTCACACCTCTGGCTCATACATAGTGAAATCTCTCTTTTTTGCTGCAGTAATCACAATTAAATCTTCCTCAGCAATCTGCCACAGACCTTTCAAAAGGTCAGGAGGTGAACGGGGAAGTATCCCGGACCGGTGTAATAAAGTGTGCGTGACTACTTTCTCCTGACCACCAAATTGACAACAAAGAGTCTCATTGTTGTTGCATTAATGCAATTTCAAAATTGGGGGGGAAATGGGGGAAAGTATGAAACAAAAtaggaaataaagaaaagaagcaCAGGTGTGCTCGTTGAATTTGAGATTGAGGAGGAAAAGTATTAAGAAGACGGGTATTTGAGGATTGAGGAGGGgatattaaaaagaaataaaagagcaGATGACTCACCCTCTGCTGGAGGTAGCTATATAAACGTTAGCTGGGCTCTCACTCTCCATTGACCATGGACAGTATCTCTGATCATATACGCGGCTCAGACACTGTCAGATCAGATCATGAGAAGGCCTTTTTTACCTAAATGAGCTGTaactgggggaggagggtggcAGATACAGGCGTGTAATTCCATTCTCCTTCTTGCTTGGTGGCGGTAATGGCGTTCTGTCAGTGGTACCAAGCGTTTTCGGCTCAGTCTTGGGAAAGCAAGACCCCCCGCGGGGACCTTTGATACATTACCCTTGGGAATGCTTCAGATTTCACCATTACAAACgtacaacaaaatatttacaggcCGTTACTTTTTATATTATTAGGCTTACCGTGAGAGGTCTCTTAATGTCTATCCAAGGAGCCGCTTATTTGTGAACTTGTTTTCTGTGGTGTGGATTGCACCAAGTTTCCAGCAAAGTCGACGGTACACCCGTCTCTTTATGGTGGGAGCTGTGGGGAGAGACCAGGAAGGCTTGTTTTAGAGGGAAGCCACAGTCCCTGTCATGCTTTCGTTCTTTGTTTACCGGAATTTTCCACTTGTTATTAAAGCAAGGATCGCTGTCCTGAGTTTTCAGCTGATCTCATTTTTTGGAATTCATTTTGAGGGCAGTGGTGTGCAGTGACGTCATCGGTTGGTTTTGGCGGTTTTAAATATTTCCGATTCGGCTTGGCCAATGCTtcactctctcttctcccgGCCACGGTCAGTGGGTTCGGACCCGATGCCAGACTGAGACGCATCCCACCACTGAAACCCAGAGTGCTAGCGGGATGAGCTATCCAGTTCAGTGCTCAATTGGTGTGAAAGAAACTGCCTTGGTAAAACAGCAATAAAGGAATAAATGCCATCAGTGGGTCtcaattatgtattttatgaggAAACAAATTTTATAAATTACACAACATACCACTGGGGCCTGTTACATTATGTGCCCTGCAATAACACAGAAATATACCAAAACTGTTCGCTATAAATAGTAGGCTAATTAAGATCTCCCTCCATAGGGATTAAGTGATAATGGGccccattcacaaaacttttcttaaattattcttccttttgttcttaaaaatgttcctaaaaaaaaccaatatgtgATTTATGACGTACGTGCAGGCCTTCGTTTTCGTGCTTAttccaggtgtatgagatgatgaatgctgccTGATGTAAAATTTTATGTGcagtcctgttcatgtgatttgcataaggaaacagccatgaacaaatacaaataagaaaaaaatgccgAAAGGTTCTGATGCACAGTTTACAAACAAATGTGTTCGTacacgtttcgtgaatgaggcccaatgtgttCACGACACAGAAGTAACAGTACacttgcccccacccccaataaaGGTCTATCCTAGTCGTCTTTGGTGCTTTATTTGAAAGTTCAGATATATTCCAGAAGTCTTGGCAAGCCATGAAgaacatctaaaaaaaatcatgcaacTGATTTGTGGCTGAACTGAGTCATACAGAacattaaatggaaattaaGACTGCAAAGGGGTGCCTATAATTTCTTCAAGGAAACAAATGTTCTTGACAACAATGTTTGAATATGCTCCCCATGAGCTTGTAATAGTTTTTCGAAGGCCTATCCAATATGACGGTAAATAGCAAGCCTGTCTCTTCTATCTCTCAGTCAATTGatttggtcattttaaaacaataaaaccattaatcctactgaaataataatactatgCAGTATAATTCAGCCTCTGTTTTTTCACTGTTGTATTATGATTGAACTTTATTAACACAGTGTGCTTTTCAGAACGAGTGAGGGGAAGATGCCGCTCTGTATATTTCTCGTTTGCTAAAAGTGTGCTCTGATTCCGAGGTTTTCGGCGAAGCTTCTCCAGCGGCGCACGCCTCCTGATAAAAGCAACAAGCGATTCAAGTTCACATCCTGTCAGTCGCTCTAATAAAGACGCTGAAGAAAAGACAGGATAAAGAACAGAATTCATCAATCTCCCTGGCAACAAGGCTGAACATACTTACTGGCGACTTTGTGGGGGGGCGTAGAGTAGAGTTCTGACAGAAGGAACATGGCTAGAGATgagttaaccctttgaagagttggtTTTGTGGAAAAGTCTTTCAGAGTTCCTAGCcggtgttctggaactccattgctttccattacGAGCACTGACtgtcacatcagcattagagtgtTCGGAATAGAACATTCCAATCCCCTGTTTGTGACATCACGCCTTGAAGGGTTAAAGGTGAATTTTGCACTGATGTCAGGAAAGTGTTTCCTGTGCAGAGTTGTTGGTCTGTGGATCAGCTTGCCGGGTCATGCAGTTGAGGCAGGGGCCCTCGGGGTGTTCTTGCTCAGGCTTGATTTAGTGCAAGGTAGTCTCCAGATTACAGGTAAATTACCAGCCTGGACGGGCTGAATGGTCTCTTCCTGACTCTGTGTATTCTTATGTATTCCGTTGTCCTGAGGTAATTTGACTGTGCTGCAGGGGCTAGCTGTTAGGATTTTAAAACTGTAAAGTTTGTGGCCGTGCCAAACTTTTCAAAAGTTCAGTCGCAGCAGGAAGACTCCGAAAAataagggggggagggtggctgCTCTGTCAAAGGATGTTTAGAACCAGGGTATATTTGGCATACAAGGGCCAATCCCTTTCAgcattttgtgccaacttctgcttgTGCAAGTTAAGTTAGCTCAATCATATGTTGAGCTGACATTTGTAtgagcaccagctacagccgcagactgcaagtaggcctatatcctaaagattttactccGCTCAAGTACAGGGGTAAACCAGCGTAGGTTATAGATctgtcagaagaaaaaaaaaggcaattggCTGGAGCAAAAAGCAGCACGCAGAccggccctgcaggactggcgTTGTGCACTTGGGCCATAGAGGTCTCATTCAGAGGGACGTCCATATCTTGTCGCCCACTGGCGCCCCCTTCTGGCTCACAGAGCACCCGCAGTCTGTTTGCAGAAGCTGCACATGAGCTGCCctcctgtatttgtgtgcgttCAATTGGTGGCCTGccgacaaataaataaataaaaatcagcaacTTCAAGAGTTGCAGTGCCTACTGCCTACACTCTCTTGAATTAAGAGAAGGATGCTGCAAACTAGCAGAAAAATggtggtaattttttttttttcaaaaattagattgtaaatggactgcatttatatagcgcttttatccaaagcactttacaattgatgcctctcattcgccagagcagttaagggttaggtgtcttgctcaagaacacttcgacacgcccagggcggggtttgaaccggcaaccctccgactgccagacaatcgatcttacctcctgagctatgtcgccccaggtTGTATGATCTCACCTCTTCAGTGGGGTAAAAAAAAgggcatttttttcccccattccgATGCTGTCGGTGTTGCTGTTCGTTTAGGCTATGCAAGCCTTTCACTTTGTTGCTCCCATTAATAACAGCAGCATGCGTGTAATTAAGCTTCACTTCAGAGGACGAGAGTAATTTCACACCAGAGGCTGTGCTCATTAGGCTTGATATGGGCCTAAACCTGATAATAAAAGTGTTCGATATGCCGGGCATATCAAACCTGACCTGGAGATTTGTGCAGCTCGTGAACGGAGggcggagtgtggcacagtgggtaaggaactgcgcttgtaaccgaaaggtcgcaggttcgattcccgagtaaggacactgccgttgtacccttgagcaaggtacttaacctgcattgcttcagtatatatccagctgtataaatggatacaatgtaaagtgctatgtaaaaagttgtgtaagtcgctctggataagagcgtctgctaaatgcctgtaatgtaatgtaatgtaatgtgaacatGTCgtgggggaaggtgggggttTTATTAAATTGGATATTTGATGACGATAGTCATGTGATTCTATGCATCATATCAACATGTGACACTAAACCATTGAAAATGGACATGCCTGATTTGATAGGATGCATTTCCATGAGTGTGACCATGTTTACcccctccgacccccccccagcctggccAACATCCCCCTGACGCCAGAGACGGCACGCGACCAGGAGCGGCGAATCCGCCGCGAGATCGCCAACAGCAACGAGCGGCGCCGCATGCAGAGCATCAACGCCGGCTTCCAGTCCCTCAAAACACTCATCCCCCACAGCGACGGGGAGAAGCTCAGCAAGGTCAGGCACTCATCCCAGACTCATCCCTCCAACTCATACTCTACTCATccctctcaaccccccccccaaagtcatACTCTACTCATCCCTCTCACTCACCCAAAGTTGTACTGTACTcatccctctcaccccccccccccaaagtcatACTCCACTCACCCCTCTCACTCACCCAAAGTCATACTCTTCTCATCCCTCTCACTCACCCAAAGTCGTACTGTAATCATCCTTCTCACTCACCCCCTTCTCAAAGTCATACTCTACTCATCCctctcactcacccccccccccccccaaagtcatACTCTCATTCTGTCTCATCCTGGACTCACCCCCTCCCAGTTCATTCTGTACTCATCCCTCTCACTCacccccccaatacatactCTACTCATCCCTttcactcacacccccccccaaagtcaTACTCTCATTCTGTCTCATCCTGGACTCACCCCCCTCCCAGTTCATTCTGTACTCATCCCTCTCACTCacccccccaatacatactCTACTCATCCCTTTCACTCACACCCCCAATTCTTTCTGTACTCATCCCTCTCACTGCGCTCCGTCCCACGCCCAAAAACACTGCCCCCCAGCGAGACTGAGCATCCCTCCCCTCCACAGGCCGCCATCCTGCAGCAGACGTCGGATTACATCTTCTCCCTGGAGCAGGAGAAGACCCGGCTAATGCAGCAGAACTCCCAGCTCAAACGCTTCATCCAGGTGAGAGCCGAGCGCATGCGGGGATCCCCTTGCTCTTCCTGATTCGCGGGTCTGAGGGTTTCAGCTCCTGCTGTTACTGACTGCAGAAAGGCTTCTCCCTATGGAGAGTATACGTCCTTAAAGCAATAGCTAACCGCATCACTTTACATTTGAGGGAAGCAAGCAGGCTTTTTGTGCATTCAGCAAAGGAATaatttctcttctctctgtctttctttctctctctctctccctgtctccctgtcttcctcgctgtctctctcttgctccctctctccctccccctccctccctctctctctctctctctttctctctctccctcgctccatcgatttctctccctctctctctcactccctctctctctttcactctccttctccttctcttccccccctccctccctccctctccgtgCCTCAGGAGTTCAGCGGCTCCTCCCCTAAGCGGAGGCGGGTGGAGGAGAAGGACGAGGGGATCGGGTCTCCGGAcatcctggaggaggagaaggcggAGGACTTGCGGCGGGAGATGATTGAGCTCCGGcagcagctggagaaggagcgCTCCGTGCGCAtgctgctggaggagcaggtgaGGGCTGCAGGGTTGCCGTGGTTACGCCGGCTGCGTGCCCGGCATCGGGGAGGGAGGGTCAGGGTTGCCGTGGTTACACCAGCTTCCCGATGGTGATGCAGGAGGACCAGAGCGAGGGCACGCAGGTTAGGGAGGGTCACTGCGGTTGCACGTGTTACCCAGAGCAGCCAATGAGGGACGGAGTACCAGGTGGCAGATTTGCCCATGGTTACACTGCCCATGGTTACCCATGGTTACACTGGCTCCACCGCAGAGTTTTCATCACCTCCCAGATATAACTTACTCCACATGCAATTAAAGAGAAGTTATGAAAACACCATCACCAGGGCAGTTATACCTGAGACACTGGCTGTGTCCCAAATGACTCActtgttcactcattcactatTCCCTATATAGTGGAAAATATGTAGCACACTACATAGGGAGTGAGCAGCAGAACGAGCGTTTGCTTTGGGACACTGTTGTCATCACCCTGCGCCGCTACTATCATTTGAATACCTGTCGCACAATAACGGAAATTGCGTTCGTTATTGATGTGGCGAGAAAGCGACGTTGTTTTTGGtccctgataaaatattttttgaacgtAATCTTTACGTGTATATATGAAATTctcaattaaatattcattaatattgGCATCGACCAAATGTATAGCAATACTGTTCAAAAATCTTTTATCAGCAGTTGCACTGCTACCGAGATTAGCTAACTTCTTAGCTAGCAAGCAGCTCTCCGGAGAAAAACCGTTAACGTTACACTTGGCCCTCTAACGAAAATTGGTGACTTTTTTGTAtcgaatatgcaaatataattcatGATTTGACATAACTATGGACAACTTGCATTTATACAAGCAGCTACCGCTTTGTTGAAGTAAACCATAAAGCCCTACTGCAGTGTATTGTGGGATGTTGGGCTTCCAGATAGTGTACATAGCTTGTACCctacattttgcagtgcattgtggggcgGAAGTAGTTGACTATATCCTGTGCTacaattttgtttctcagaTGGGACACACTACAAAATGGCTGATGCCAAAAGTAGTGCACTATATGGGGAATAGGGAGTGATATGGGACGCAGCCACTGAGTACAGATATCAGCACGGAACAGTTATACCTGAGACACTGAGTACAGATATCAGCACGGAACAGTTATACCTGAGACACTGAGTACAGATATCAGCACGGAACAGTTATACCTGAGACACTGAGTACCgatatcagcacagagcagctgtaCCTGTattggccagcagagggcatggGGACTGACAGGTAAAAGAGCAGTTTGGGACcgttgctctctccctcctatAGGTGCGCTCTCTGGATGCTAACCTGTACCCTGAGAAGCTGAAGGAGATCGCCCAGCAGGTTCAGGACCAGCAAGCGCAGATGCAGACACAGACGCTGCTCCGGCTGCAACAGCTTCGTgaacagaaggagaaagagcAGAAACCACGCAGCCCACAGGtgagttacacacacaaattgttCTCATATATAGTATGACAGGCATAGACACAGTCACCATGCAGTGTTGGATTATTTGCTCGGATTCAGATTTAGACTGAATTGCCTGACTGATttgaatctctctctttctctctctgtctgtgtctctctctctctgtctttctcgtGGCTTCAGGCCCCAGCcacgcccccagcccccacccaccATGCCACAGTCATTGTCCCCGCCCCCACGTTGCCACTCCCACCCCACCACATCACCGTGGTTACCATGAGCCCAGCCTCTGTCATCAACACAGTGTCCACATCACGGCAGAATCTGGACACCATTGTGCAGGTGAGAAATGCACAGTATAAAACATACCTGCCAGTgcgctgtactgtgtgtgtgcatgtgtatgagtgtgtgagagagagagggggaaactgagagtatgtgtgtgtgtgcaagtgtgagagagagagggggaaagtgagggtgtgtgtgtgtgtgtgtgtgtgtgtgtgtgcatgtgtatgagtgtgtgagagagagagggggaaactgagagtgtgtgtgtgtgtgtgtgtgtaagtgtgagagagagagggggaaagtgagggtgtgtgtgtgtgtgtgtgtgtgcatgcatgtgagagagagagtaaaactgagggtgtgtgtgaacagcaggtggaggtgtattAATTGTGACCACGCTGTGCTCTCTGGCACCCCCTGTAGGCCATCCAGCACATTGAGGGCACGCAGGAGAAGAGCAGCAGTGCAGAAGAGGACCAGAGACGGGCCGTCATcgtcacctccacctccacctccacccgcGCTCCACCCAACACCTCCACCTCTACTCGTGCTCCACCCAACACCTCCAGCTCTACCCGCGCTCCACCCAACACCTCCACCTCTACTCGTGCTCCACCCAACACCTCCAGCTCTACCCGTGCTCCACCCAACACCTCCACCTCTACCCGTGCTCCACCCAACACCGCCAGCTCTGATACTGCCTCAGACAGCGAGGGGCCTGACGACCACCTGCTGACCTgatcctgcacacacacacacacacacatgcacatgcacacacactcacgcacacacatacatacacacactcacacttactaTCACTCAtagaaatgtacacacacacattcacacatacacatcacgcgcacgcacgtatacacacacacacacacacacacacactcttggaCAAACAGGGATTCAGGGGGAAGGGATTTCCCACACATGCAAACTACAACCTGATGCTCATACAGATACCTTACTGTGATTGGCTAGCACAGACACCACAACCTGATAGGCTAGCACAGATACCACAGTCTGATAGGTGAATTCAGGTGCTACACCCTGATAGGCTAGCACAGACACCACAGCATGGAAGGCTGACTCAAGCACCACACTCCACACTCAAAGACCCAAAAAAATGCACCTACAGAGGTGCCCTGCAAGTTAgcagacaaacagaaactggaagaaacacgcgcacgcacacacagacatacacacacaaacgctgaTGTCAATCATCTCTTGACAGCGCTCCTAATGATCTGACCACACCCCCTTTGCCAGCTCCCCTccatccccctgcccccctaaCCCCCGCACCCTCACCCTCCATACTGTACAGGCCAGACGCCTGTCACCACACAGCCACTCtgacagaaccagaaccagggCTTTTACTCCTAAAACCCAGaagctccccccacccccccatggctcttccctccctctgtctttctctcccccactctttACTTTTTGTCCTGGGTTGGCCTCATTCTTGTCCTTGGCACTGTGAACTTGGTTTCAGTTTTTAACGGTTGGCTCCAGTTTGTACCGGTTGGCTCCGGTTTGTCTCGGTTGGTTTCGGTTAGCTTCCTCCTGCCTCTCGGCGTCTGTGCGGGAGGGGCTTGTTCTTCGTACGTACAGAGCGGGTCAGAGAGGCGCTGGAGATTCGCGAGCCCCCCCCCGACGGGGGGTTGGGGACAGACACGCGCGGGCAGCGTCCGGTCTTTGCCCCGGGGGCCGAGTGACGGGTGTGAGGCGGTGTCGCGCGCTCAGAGCAGGCCGCCCGAGCGGCTGGCCTCGtttggccccgccccgccgtcATGACCCTCCGCTGCCACCAGGGCGGTGTGTGGAGAATtcagacgcacacagacgcacagtcAACACACAGGCGAGCTCAGGATGTTTACTGAGCATTTTTACACTGATCCTGAGCTCTTTCCTGAGCCCTCTGTTTCGTGCTGCAGCTAGCGTGACACACACGTGCTcagtctcacacgcacacatgcgcacgcacacacacagtctcactcatatgtacgcgcgcacacacgcagacgtgCAGAGACTGTCTGCAGTCATAGCACACTGAGCcgcagcccccgcccccgcccccaatccTGTTTCTGGctcaccggggggggggaggggggtgcacaTTGGACAGTATTTCTCAACATTCCAGTATTTTTCTCCTCCTCAGTTTCATCAGGTATCCATTAAATTTCAGGCCCCGTATTACACGCCACTCCTTTTTTTAAGGCGTCGCTCAGTAACACTGAAGTTAAAGCTGTAAAAACGTACTTCTGTGCATTTAAAACTTTGGTAAATGTTTGGTTTGATTGCGATGGGTAAGGAGTAATGCCCAGCCATGCCGCGGTTTTTTTCCCACACAGTCTCCTCTGGCGGCTTGTCGTCCCTGTGGACAGGTCAGAGGTcgccgggggggcgggtgtcGGACTCGTTTGGGTAAGAGCACAGCCGCGCTGACCCGGGGCCGGCGGGACTCGTTGGCGCCCCCCCCAGGGTGTTGGGCGACGACGGttaatggtttctttttttttgtttgtttctgcgTGCCGCTAAGCAGTGAAAAGCCGCGCTTTTCTGCGCACGGTGTGAGACTCGCACATTACCTCAGCCAACGTGGCACTccactgtctctttatctcCCCCCGCCATTTTCTTAAATCGAGACGTTTCTCTGTCAGCTACAGTTTGGAGTaacgtggggaggggggcggctgaacccagttgggggggggggggggggggggcagggggagggggcatacAGGGGGCCCGTAAAGCACTTACTCTTCTGTTAGGAGGATTCTTTCAGGAATTACCCGTCACTATGACGACAATGATGATGAAGCTCTTAATTTGCTGTGAGTTCATACCGAACAGCTGTGTACCCCAAGCACCCGCCCCTTTTTACACTTACAGCCATCCAATCCCTGCCGGTCTCACTGGACACCTCTTGCTCTCCACTgtcacctcccccacccccaccccccccccccccccttcactacCCATCTCTTCCATCTCCTTCTTCCTTCATATCAATTTACTATAtacactccccctccccctcccccagtattttttttttgtctgtctgtcggaCTCCTTGTGGTCGTTGAGAAGctattatattttgttaaaaaaaaaaaactttgggaAAAAAGAGGCTTGTGCCTTTGTAAAGAAAGAGTAATAAagtttgtactttgttttttaagatcttgcttgttttctttttttggtttgtattttgttcctgtttaTGAGGCGGGGAAGGTAATTGCAGTTACCCCCATGTTGCAAACCATGTCACCAGCATGACAGAAAATGTCACTCCAGTGTAGTGCACACTAGTGTCCACAAGATGGCTCTAAGAACACATTTTTACCAAAAGCCTGGGATGTGTTGACTATTCATTTTGAATTGGTGAAACTCAAGCTTTGTCTTCTGGGTGatgaacagcaaaaaaatcTCAGCAGATTAAATCAAGCATAATTGCTCAGTGAATGGgtgtaaataaatgacaaaatgatcCACCCGCTCACAAGAAACATCaactgaggagaaaaaaatgtttgtgttaaatatttgtttgaaaacCCTCGTCGGGTCA
Protein-coding sequences here:
- the LOC118219863 gene encoding transcription factor AP-4-like, with product MRISTLGKNRNIARRKGGLQGNDKVVKKDWIAQTGEKSMEYFMMPAQKVPLQHFRKTEKDVIGGLCSLANIPLTPETARDQERRIRREIANSNERRRMQSINAGFQSLKTLIPHSDGEKLSKAAILQQTSDYIFSLEQEKTRLMQQNSQLKRFIQEFSGSSPKRRRVEEKDEGIGSPDILEEEKAEDLRREMIELRQQLEKERSVRMLLEEQVRSLDANLYPEKLKEIAQQVQDQQAQMQTQTLLRLQQLREQKEKEQKPRSPQAPATPPAPTHHATVIVPAPTLPLPPHHITVVTMSPASVINTVSTSRQNLDTIVQAIQHIEGTQEKSSSAEEDQRRAVIVTSTSTSTRAPPNTSTSTRAPPNTSSSTRAPPNTSTSTRAPPNTSSSTRAPPNTSTSTRAPPNTASSDTASDSEGPDDHLLT